A window from Theobroma cacao cultivar B97-61/B2 chromosome 3, Criollo_cocoa_genome_V2, whole genome shotgun sequence encodes these proteins:
- the LOC108661153 gene encoding uncharacterized protein LOC108661153: protein MKRSGETVEGVMAFSNENATLEDNTTTLEGDTATLEDNTTYDEGNEDLFPADEYRFDDNSDDGLDEWHDESSDDDWLYDSDIPICDNVEGETKPVEGVDERGNAGISRTWVILGAKRFSFQTITTEESTCADYLLYKRRMFSLKAELKRALNMLALKEQFGIRVKRSYKGRYEVGCKDKACKFDVRATKLLEGEYWQVRMFHKVHTCTVDGLQGRFSTWGLECLYGKAWQAKEYAKKLVFGPPEESFQLLPSYFYMLEQENPDTITTVATDVVERFKYCFWSYETCIRGFRDVMRLMVTIDVTHLKSKFKGVLFIAVCKDANKCVYPIVFGIGHVEDKDSWTWFLSKLRDAVGCPENIRFISNQHLSIKKTIQNAYPETHHGLCGYHLKKNFKNKFKHDDVSMIFNLA from the exons ATGAAACGATCGGGTGAAACTGTAGAGGGTGTAATGgcattttcaaatgagaaTGCGACACTTGAGGACAACACTACGACATTAGAGGGTGACACTGCGACGCTCGAGGATAATACTACatatgatgagggaaatgaggatttgttcCCTGCTGATGAATATAGATTTGATGACAATTCAGATGATGGGCTTGATGAATGGCATGATGAGAGTTCAGACGATGACTGGCTTTATGACAGTGACATTCCAATTTGCGATAATGTTGAAGGCGAAACAAAACCTGTTGAAGGTGTTGAT GAAAGGGGAAATGCAGGGATATCTCGTACGTGGGTAATTCTAGGTGCAAAAAGGTTCtccttccaaacaattaccaCTGAGGAGTCGACATGTGCCGATTATCTCTTATACAAAAGAAGAATGTTTTCCTTGAAGGCCGAgttgaaacgagctttgaacatgttggcTCTAAAAGAACAATTTgggataagagtaaaaaggtcataTAAAGGTCGTTATGAGGTTGGTTGCAAGGACAAAGCATGTAAGTTCGATGTGCGTGCAACGAAGTTACTTGaaggagaatattggcaagttcGGATGTTCCACAAAGTACACACGTGTACTGTCGATGGCTTGCAAGGGCGATTTTCAACT TGGGGATTGGAATGCTTGTATGGTAAGGCTTGGCAAGCGAAGGAGTATGCGAAGAAGCTTGTTTTCGGTCCCCCGGAGGAGTCATTTCAACTATTACcctcatatttttatatgttggaacaagaaaatccCGACACAATCACTACAGTGGCTACTGATGTGGTagaaagattcaaatattgtttctggTCATACGAGACTTGTATTCGGGGGTTTAGGGATGTAATGCGTCTTATGGTTACAATTGATGTGACACATTTGAAAAGCAAGTTCAAGGGTGTTCTATTTATCGCTGTATGCAAAGATGCGAACAAGTGTGTATATCCAATTGTGTTTGGCATCGGCCATGTTGAGGACAAAGACTCATGGACGTGGTTTCTTAGCAAGCTGCGTGATGCGGTTGGTTGTCCTGAAAACATTAGGTTCATTTCTAATCAGCATCTTAGCATTAAGAAAacaatccaaaatgcatacccAGAAACACACCACGGATTATGCGGTTAccacttgaagaaaaactttaaaaacaagttcaagcatGACGATGTTTCTATGATTTTCAACCTTGCTTGA
- the LOC108661413 gene encoding isochorismate synthase 2, chloroplastic-like — protein MAATGAGRHYVARFVDSELTKCTLSYSQHSSCRQSIQVFHNKFQVCTLSMNGCQGDPKLPVGTIETRTLAAVPSPALAMDRLNLAIGDLKYSPPPFSSGIIRLQVPIQQRIEAIEWLHAQNQILPRCFFSGRRSRANGANLLVDMTNGNGHNSFGQNLLSVAGVGSAVFFRQLHPFSYDDWRSITR, from the exons ATGGCTGCTACTGGTGCAGGAAGGCACTACGTTGCACGTTTCGTGGATTCAGAACTGACCAAATGCACTCTCTCTTACTCCCAGCATTCTTCTTGCAGGCAGTCCATCCAAGTTTTTCACAAC AAATTTCAGGTTTGTACACTATCCATGAATGGGTGCCAGGGTGACCCCAAACTCCCTGTAGGCACCATTGAAACACGTACACTAGCAGCAGTTCCATCTCCTGCATTGGCCATGGACAGGCTGAATCTCGCCATTGGAGATTTGAAATACAGCCCACCACCCTTCAGCTCTGGCATAATTCGGCTCCAG GTACCAATCCAGCAGCGAATTGAAGCTATCGAGTGGCTCCATGCTCAAAACCAGATTCTTCCTCGTTGTTTCTTCTCTGGTAGAAGAAGTAGAGCCAACGGTGCCAATCTCTTGGTAGACATGACCAATGGAAATGGCCACAACTCCTTCGGACAGAATCTGCTCAGCGTCGCTGGTGTTGGCTCCGCCGTCTTCTTTCGACAACTTCATCCCTTCTCTTATGATGATTGGAGGTCCATTACCaggtaa
- the LOC18604609 gene encoding uncharacterized protein LOC18604609, which yields MDQYYHHQPHNQWGQPPLPPPPQQPSICPVCSIPHLPFCPPYAPYNHQNPNYPPQPPHYARPGFDPYQPPLPPTPPPPPPAVPTHTPPYIDGFSDPRSWHRNPNYGYDYGAAGGGGEVDRSYKRPRVDEFGSGPGSGWTLSEDERRLKLIRDHGGASLSGCNQENIYFQNNINNNNKATPMPPRLTEMYNIEDSLNNDNDYSNNYDYNQQQIQHKDLVPAAVNNWQGYEERIGGYLSQPGGSNMAQPPPPPLPASPPPPLPVEPPMQNHSSSEFKAFSLSPNSSFSLFPIPVSSSVTAHSTYPVVPEPYYQSKPRHASGGFNGEDPQVIHRTVQYVGIPPKPLCSDKPKFVNASELFKMPHRASRPDHIVIILRGLPGSGKSYLAKMLRDLEVQNGGDAPRIHSMDDYFMTEVEKDEETDSKSSSSARSKKAMKKTVMEYCYEPEMEGAYRESMLKAFKRTLEDGIFSFVIVDDRNLRVADFAQFWAIGKRSGYEVYVLEATYKDPVGCAARNVHGFTLDDIQQMAGQWEEAPSLYLHLDIKSLFHGDDLKECGIQEVDMDVEDGDREEGLSGQQEQKPEKTKSLAVGDHVLGGFQDLDSSKDDNRRDAEGDHPVEVKELSRSKWSNDLDEDEIEGPEAIKGNLNAFSGLIQAYKKKGKSVHWSDQGGDTGFSIGAAKKAKMLSLVIGPGAGYNLKSNPLPMEESHTSNSSGTLKKQSSFQERLRAEQDSFKAIFDRRKRIGRLDLDED from the exons ATGGATCAGTACTATCATCATCAGCCTCATAATCAATGGGGGCAACCACCACTACCACCGCCCCCGCAGCAACCCAGCATATGCCCAGTTTGCTCAATTCCTCACCTGCCATTTTGCCCTCCCTACGCTCCTTACAATCACCAAAACCCTAATTACCCTCCTCAACCTCCCCATTATGCCCGACCCGGATTTGACCCCTACCAACCTCCCCTACCACCTACGCCACCTCCTCCTCCTCCCGCGGTCCCAACTCATACTCCCCCTTACATCGACGGGTTCTCCGATCCTAGATCCTGGCATCGAAACCCTAATTACGGCTACGATTATGGTGCGgctggtggtggtggtgaAGTTGATCGGAGCTACAAGAGGCCGAGAGTTGACGAGTTTGGTTCGGGTCCGGGTTCAGGTTGGACTTTGTCAGAGGATGAGAGAAGATTGAAGTTGATTCGTGATCATGGTGGTGCTTCTTTGAGTGGATGTaaccaagaaaatatatatttccaaaataatattaataacaaTAACAAGGCCACCCCAATGCCGCCAAGGCTTACAGAGATGTATAACATTGAAGATTCACTAAACAATGATAATGATTATAGTAATAATTATGATTACAATCAGCAGCAGATTCAACATAAAGATTTAGTGCCTGCGGCGGTGAATAATTGGCAAGGTTATGAAGAGAGAATTGGCGGTTATTTGTCACAACCTGGTGGCAGTAACATGGCTCAGCCGcctcctcctcctcttccAGCTTCTCCGCCGCCACCTCTGCCTGTAGAGCCTCCAATGCAGAATCACTCTTCTTCGGAGTTTAAGGCTTTTTCTTTATCACccaattcatcattttctttatttcctaTACCTGTTAGTTCTTCAGTCACAGCGCATTCCACTTATCCAGTGGTTCCTGAGCCTTATTATCAGAGCAAGCCACGGCATGCTTCTGGTGGATTCAATGGGGAG GATCCTCAAGTTATCCATAGGACTGTGCAATACGTGGGCATTCCTCCAAAGCCATTGTGTTCTGATAAGCCTAAATTTGTTAATGCTTCTGAGTTGTTTAAGATGCCTCATAGAGCTTCTCGGCCtgatcatattgtgataattcTTCGAGGGCTTCCAG GTAGTGGAAAGAGCTACTTAGCAAAGATGTTGCGAGATCTTGAGGTTCAAAATGGTGGTGATGCCCCTCGAATCCACTCGATGGATGATTATTTTATGACTGAAGTTGAAAAG GATGAGGAGACTGATTCAAAATCATCAAGTTCAGCTCGAAGCAAGAAAGCAATGAAGAAAACGGTGATGGAGTACTGTTATGAACCTGAAATGGAGGGG GCCTATAGAGAAAGCATGTTGAAAGCATTCAAGAGGACCCTTGAAGATGGGATCTTCAGTTTTGTAATTG TGGATGACCGCAATCTGCGGGTAGCTGATTTTGCTCAGTTTTGGGCAATTGGAAAG AGATCAGGTTATGAAGTTTACGTATTGGAAGCTACATATAAGGATCCAGTG GGCTGTGCAGCTAGGAATGTTCATGGTTTTACCCTAGATGATATCCAACAGATGGCAGGACAATGGGAAGAAGCTCCATCATTATACTTGCACCTGGACATCAAG TCATTGTTCCATGGAGATGACCTGAAGGAATGTGGTATTCAGGAG GTTGACATGGACGTGGAAGATGGAGATCGTGAAGAAGGATTATCAGGACAGCAAGAACAAAAGCCTGAGAAAACGAAATCACTTGCTGTTGGAGATCATGTACTTGGAG GATTTCAAGATTTAGATTCTTCAAAGGATGACAATAGGAGGGATGCTGAGGGGGACCATCCTGTGGAGGTGAAAGAATTAAGTCGGAGTAAATGGTCAAACGATTTGGAcgaagatgaaattgaaggaCCAGAAGCTATTAAGGGAAACTTGAATGCTTTTTCTGGGTTGATCCAAGCATACAAGAAGAAGGGAAAATCTGTGCATTGGAGTGACCAG GGCGGTGACACTGGATTCTCAATAGGTGCAGCAAAGAAGGCCAAAATGTTGTCTCTAGTGATTGGACCAGGAGCTGGTTACAATTTG AAGTCTAACCCATTACCTATGGAGGAGAGCCATACATCCAACAGCAGTGGCACTTTGAAGAAGCAGAGTTCATTCCAAGAGCGACTTCGTGCAGAGCAGGACTCCTTTAAAGCTATTTTTGATAGGAGGAAGAGAATCGGCAGGCTTGATCTTGACGAGGATTAG